The DNA region GATTGAAGTAGTTGTGAAGCTTGTTTAGGTTTTTCGAAGAAAAGATTCCATGTTTAGTTAAGCTGTGACTgaaattttttgggttttttgtcGGTTAACATATTTGTGAGATGAAAGTTGATATCTTTGTTGTGTTAAATTGTCATATGTCCTTTCTACTTGGTCGATTATGTTGTAGTGTTTAAATCCCTAAATTTTGAGTGTGGAACCCTTGGAACCCTTCTAATATGTCAGATTTAGTGTTCTAAAATAATCTTGGGGTTGAATGCAGATGGCTTCCAGGGTGAATTTGCTTTTGCACCATGGTGGACAACTCATAGTAGACAAGGAATCTGGAGACTGGGAATATGTCAATGGTGAAGTTTGTGTTTGGGATGACATTGATGGTGACACTTTGAATACATTCCTTGTTGAAGCAATGGGAAAAGAGCATGGTTATGGGAGCTTCAAGAATATATGGTGGAAGGCTGGTGGAGAGGATCTTAACCTGAAGAAGGTTGATGGAGATGGTTCTGTGATTAACATGATCTCAGTGGCCAAGTTCACTGAGGGGGATGTTTACATTTACTTTGAGCACCCTGAGTTTGAACCACTCACTATTGTGCCGCCAGCACCAATGCTTGAGTTTGATGTGGTCATTGATCATGATGATGATCAATTACTTTCTGGCCATGGAGTTGGAATTGGAAATGTTGGTGTTGAAGCAGCTGTGGTGGAAGAGGTTGTGGTTGATGAAGCTGTGGTGGAAGAGGCTGTGGTTGATGAAGTGGTGGAAGAGGCTGTGGTTGATGAAGTTGTGGTGGAAGAGGCTGTGGTGGAAGATGTTGTGGTTGATGAAGCTGTGGTGGAAGATGTTGTGGTTGATGAAGCTGTGGTGGAAGAGGTTGTGGTGGAAGAGGCTGTGGTGGAACCTGTGAGGGAGGCTGTGAGGGAGGTTGTGGTGAATGGCTCAAGGCATGACTTTTCAGATGATGTTGATGCAATTTTGGCTGACATATTGAATGAGGAGAATGCTGCACGGCAAGCTAAGAAGGGCAAGGGTAAGAAAGTTAGTAAGAACAAGCCAAGCAAGGATAAGGGTAAGGGTAAGAAGGGAAAGAAGGTGAACAACAAGAAGAAGGGAAAGAGAAGAAGGGATGAGGATAGTAGTGAAACTGAATCTGCTTCTTATGGAAGTACAGATTCAGACAGTGCACATGTGGAGCCTGCTGACCAAGTGGAACAAACTGAATGGTCATGCGAAGAAGGGGCCATGAGCTATCACAGTGAAGAGCTTATGAGTCCTGTGAGTTCAGGTGATGAGGGAGAAAGTAGGACTCGTATTTTCCCCCAGTACAAGGCTCAACCGGGTGGGAAAGTGTTTTTGGAGCTTGGTATGGAATTTGCAGATTTGGCAACCTTTAAAGCTGCAGTCAGGGACTACACAATTGATGCAGGTAGGCAAATGAGATGAGAGAAGAATGATAGCACCAGGGCCAGGGCTGCATGCAGGTTAGACAGTTGCCCTTGGGTGATCTTATGTGCTTGGAGCAAGCCACAAAAGTGCTTTCAAGTGAAGACATTTGTTGAGACACACACTTGCTACAGGACATTCAGGAATAAGCAAGCCAAAACAGCTTGGGTTGCTCAGAAACTTCAAGCCAGATTGAGAACTCAACCAACACTATCTCACCATGAAGCATTTGATGTTATGAAGGAAGAATATGGCATCCATCTAGATGACACCAAGATTTACAGAGCACTGAAAATGGCAAGGAAAGCTGTAGAAGGTAGTGAGAAGGAGCAATATGCTAAATTATGGGACTATGCTCAGGAACTTAGAAGGAGCAATCCTGGTACAACTGTTGCAATGGATACCATTCCCATCACTGGCTCTGATCCACAGTTTCAGAGGATTTATATCTGCCTTGCTGCTTGCAAGAGGGGGTTCAAAGCTGGCTGCAGACCTCTTATAGGTCTTGATGGATGCTTTCTGAAGGGTTACTTTGGAGGGCAACTACTATCAGCAGTTGGACAGGATGCAAACAATCACATTTTTGTGATTGCATATGCAATAGTGGATGTGGAGAACAAGGATAATTGGTTATGGTTCCTGAGATTGTTGCATGAGGACCTTGGAGATTACAGACAACATGGATGGAACTTCATTTCAGATATGCAGAAGGTTAGTAAGGACTAGATTGACTGTTCTCGAATATTATAAGGACTATTTTGGTTTTAAGTTGTGAAATTGAAGGactaatttttgttttaatacACTTGCAGGGTTTGATTCCAGCAATGCAGGAGGTGATGCCAGGAGTGGATCACAGATTTTGTGCAATGCATCTGTGGAGAAACTTTACTAAGCAATGGAAAGACAAAGAATTGAAGAATGCAGTCTGGGATTGTGCTAGAGCAACTACTGTGATAGAATTCAACAAGAAGATGGACAAGGTGAAGTTGAAGAGTGAACCTGCTTGGAGATACCTGGACAAATGGCCAAAACATGCTTGGACCAAGTCATATTTCAGTGTCAGATGCAAATGTGATAATATATGCAATAATGCTTGTGAGGTCTTCAATGCCAAGATCCTCAAGTATAGAGGGAAACCAATTCTAACTCTGCTGGAGGAAGTAAGATGCTACATAATGAGGACTATGGCAAACAACAAAATGAAGCTAGCAGCACACAGAGGTTTGCTAACACCAGTCCAACAGAGTAAGTTGGATAAGGAAAAGATAAATAGTCGCCCCTGGACCGCTGTATGGGCTGGTGATGCAGATGGGAATAGATTTGAGGTTCAATGTCATGACACAAGAGTTGATGTCAAATTGGATGAAGGAACTTGCACCTGTAGACTTTGGCAACTCACAGGTATGCCTTGCAAGCATGCAATTGCTGCCATTGCTCACAAACATGATAGGCCAGAGAATTATTGCAATGGTTGGCTGACAACAGGTGCATACAATGCTACTTATGAGTTCTATGTACAACCAACACAGAGCCAAGAGTTCTGGGAGGCTACTCCATACCTGAAGCCAGTTCCACCACCAATGAAGAGAAAACCTGGGAGGCCAAAGAAGTGTAGGAGAAGGGATAGCACAGAGGCAACAACAGCTGGGGGCACAAGGTTGAGGAGAACATATACTGACATTCAGTGTTCTAGGTGTGGTGGAGTCAATCATAACACTAGAGGCTGCATGAACATTGGTTGTCCAGTAATGCCTACAGGATGGGTCCCCCCACCACCTGAGGAAAATGAGGGAAATCAAACTGAGATTGATTTATCACAGAATGCACCACCTGAGGAAAATTTGTCTCAGCCTATCCCTCAACCTGTCAGTGAAAATGCTGCAAATCCTGCTCCATCATCTGAGGTAAAATCCTGCTCCATCATCAGTTTAGTTTTGGTTTCAACCCCTGATTAACATCCAACATGGTTCTTTACAGGTTACAACCAGAAGGAGGGCATCAAGACAAAGAAAGAATGCAAATGCAGGCTCATCAAATGAGGTATGATGTTGTTTTAATTCATTGATAGAAAACCACTATGgtttaaaattaatttcaattttatgaCTACTTTACAGGCCACAACCACAAGGAGGACACCAGGAGCTAGGGCACCAACAGCTCCTACTCAGCCAATGGCACCAACAGCTCCAACTCAGCCAATGGCACCAACAGCTCCAACTCAGGCTAGGGCACCAAGAGCTAGGGCACCAACAACTCCAACTCAGCCAATGGCACCAACTACTCCAACTCTGCCTATGCCACCAAGACCTCCAACTCTGCCTATGCCACCAAGAGCTCCAGCTGTTGGATTTAGGCCTCCTCCTATCAGAGCTAGAGGCACAGGAATTGTTTTCAGGCCCCCCCGCAACATAAATATGTCTTCCACTCCAACAACATCAGCTGGCCCTATGCAATTTCAAGTCAGAAGCTCACCACCACCAGGTCCTGCTGTCTTCAATGGAGCACAAATGACTTTCATGCCTACCCCCAATTTCCCAAGGAATGGGCAGAACAACAACAACTAATGAACCAagtctttttgttttttgatatCCCTATCCATAGTATGATGGGATTGTAATTTGCCAAGGAACCCCTTTATTGTCTAGGTTGCATTTAGACACCTTTTATGGTCTTGGTTACATTTGGAGGCCTTTTATGGTCTTCATATATTTTGGGAACAATGTTGTTTGTTTAATGTGCCATAACTTTGTGGTAACTGACTTATTTAATGAATCTATTTATGTTGAATGTCAATTTGCTGATTTGGTATATGTTTGTCATTGTGTGATTATGTAATTATCTTCAATGACAAGATCCTGACTTATGTTATGCAGAATGAATTTATCCTGATTTGGTATATCTTTGTCAGGGATTGTAGTAGTCAGGGATAACAAGGATTGAACACAGTCATTTTCATTTTGCATTAAAATGGTAGCATGATTCATAACAAGGAGGATTGTATAATTCATAAACATTACATACATTCTCATTCTCCATAACATTCCATAACATACTCAACCTCTAACTGCCTAGAAAGTGAACAGAACCTGAATAAAGCAACAAAAAGAACACTATCACCAACATCAACACTAAACCTAAGACAGAAACTCTCAACATCCTCAGTTCTTGTGTGACCCTCTCATTCTTCACCATCATGGCTTGATTCAGCACCATTATACCTTCAATGACAGCTTCATTCTTAACCCTTAATTCTTCAATCATGGCTTGATTTTTCAGTAAAATTGCTTTCAGTTGCATGATCTCTTCCTCCCTTGAGCTAGTTACTTCTGTaattccatcttcttcatctctaaCCCAGAGGAAATAATTGCAATTTTGAGGATGATTCTGGGAAAAAAACAACATTCATCACGAGTTCATGGGTTACAAATATAACATGCATCAAcattcaagaagaagaaagagaagaaactcACCTTTGGTAGATGACAACCATACCAAGGTTTACCTGGGTTCAAATTTGTTCTAGAGATCCTCACTTTTGCTTCGACGCCACATTTGCAGCGCACAACTCTGCCATTCACAGAAGCACTTCCACCTTCACGATATGTCGGCCCTGACCTCTGACCACCACGAGAATTAGAGCCCACTGTCATGTTAATGGATGAGAATCGACAACGAGAGGTAGTGATTTCACGATTGAGAGAATTGAAGAAGCCAATTGTAGGTTTGAAGAACTAGGGTTTCTGATTTGGGGCTCCAAGGTTAAGAATTGGGGGTGATTATGTAGATTCAATGATGAGGACTAAATTGACAGGTTAGAAACTTTCATTCTGACCGTTGGAGAGCCAACTAGGATGTCAACATGTAAAAAAACGTGACATGTGGTGTTTTCCGTCTGAGGGACTAACGGAAAACTGAGccaaggactaacttgaccgacggcAACACATTCAGGGATGAAAAAAGCCCATTTTCAAAAGCTGAGGACCACTTCATCACAAGTGAACACATTCAAGAACCAGAATGGCTGTTTACTCAATATCAATTCCATCATTCAATTATGTccccccatatatatatatatatatatatttttgaaccaATGTCCCCCCATATTATTACTTTTacataatataattataatatagCAAGATGATAAAgcctaatttaatatttttacataataaaatattggcttaaatactctaaagGTCCCTGTAATTAGAAAGGTAATCAAACCTGGTCCCTAAAAAAAATTTGCATCAAATGTAGTCCCtaaaaaagtttttttaattcaattaaatcCGAAGTGTGTCAATTGCTGATGtgtcaaaaaaaattctcactTACCATTTCCACGTagcttttaacatttttttaaaacctgattaaatattttttattgcaAATCAATAATAATCCCTAATATTACCATCTCAACCCCAATTAATCATCTTAGCCCCAAATAGAACCCTAGGTTTGTTGAAGAAGATAGAACACAGAGGGAGAACGAAGAAGAGAGGAGACGACTACGGCGCATCGTGAGCGAGAGAGAGCCATCGAGGGAGAACGACGAAGGAGAAGATGATCCATTTACAGTCATCGAAGGTTGAAGAAGGTGATGTTAGTCGAAGGTGGATAACCAATCGTTCGTTGAAGGTGCTGTAGTCGAAGGTGCTGTATTGGCTTGCCTCATAAAATCAGGGGAATGAAAAGGGGAGTTTGTTGTAGGCTATCTCACAATGTCTAGCAACCAgatctccctccctctctctctttgTCTCTTAGGTCTCGCACCCAGATCTATGTATCACAACCAGATCTCTCTCTCTTTGTGTCTCTCTCTGTTGGCACTACTCTGTTGGAGTGTTTCTGGAAGTGCCTTGAGGTGATGAATTAGGAGATGAACAGTGAAGAAGAAGTATTATTTAGAGTTTGAGAATTTTGGAATTGATAGAGGATTGAAGATGAACGCAACTTACGCAAGGAAGTATTATTTAGAGTTTGACAATTTTGCAATTGAAGTATTATTTAAGcaggtttttaaaaaaatgataaaagcaCGTGGAAATGGTAAGTGGGAAATTTTTCAACACATCAGCAATTGACACACTTCGGATttaattggattaaaaaaacttttttaGGGATtacatttgatgcaaaaatattTTAGGGACCGGGTTTGATTCCCTTTCTAAT from Lotus japonicus ecotype B-129 chromosome 2, LjGifu_v1.2 includes:
- the LOC130735751 gene encoding uncharacterized protein LOC130735751, which encodes MTVGSNSRGGQRSGPTYREGGSASVNGRVVRCKCGVEAKVRISRTNLNPGKPWYGCHLPKNHPQNCNYFLWVRDEEDGITEVTSSREEEIMQLKAILLKNQAMIEELRVKNEAVIEGIMVLNQAMMVKNERVTQELRMLRVSVLGLVLMLVIVFFLLLYSGSVHFLGS